In a single window of the Bradyrhizobium sp. ORS 285 genome:
- a CDS encoding HD domain-containing protein, producing the protein MLDRPEIGSRYDQVWRISEPYMRARKNDVHIPLSYAYARKLLAHYPDADEDIVSLAIILHDIGWYSIDMTDIIEKGFGPNMMQSDVRFLHESEGVRMSREVLEQADWPEAVIVAVAEIIDGHDTRPYPRSLNDRIVRDADKLWRFTTTGVAVACDWFKMTPHQYAARLTAQFALLETEVGRQMAEEALAKTQVALMLDLI; encoded by the coding sequence ATGCTCGACAGGCCCGAGATCGGCAGCCGTTATGACCAGGTGTGGCGCATCAGCGAGCCGTACATGCGCGCCCGCAAGAACGACGTGCACATCCCGCTGTCCTACGCCTATGCGCGCAAGCTGCTGGCGCATTATCCGGACGCGGACGAGGACATTGTTTCGCTTGCGATCATCCTGCACGACATCGGCTGGTACTCGATCGACATGACCGACATCATCGAGAAGGGTTTTGGCCCCAACATGATGCAGTCCGACGTGCGCTTCCTGCACGAAAGCGAAGGTGTGCGCATGTCGCGCGAGGTGCTGGAGCAGGCCGACTGGCCGGAAGCCGTCATCGTCGCAGTCGCCGAGATCATCGACGGCCACGACACGCGCCCCTATCCGCGCTCGCTCAACGACCGGATCGTGCGCGACGCCGACAAGCTGTGGCGCTTCACCACCACGGGCGTCGCCGTCGCCTGCGACTGGTTCAAGATGACGCCACACCAATATGCCGCGCGCCTGACGGCGCAGTTCGCCCTGCTTGAGACCGAGGTCGGACGACAGATGGCCGAGGAGGCGCTGGCCAAGACCCAGGTTGCGCTTATGCTCGACCTCATCTGA
- a CDS encoding PEP-utilizing enzyme: MTAHAKFPSPYDLKTPAGAEGWEKLYPYYLQFQNSLRDKEDGKFWFCDSQHWPSPFKPFDAVTVEFAVKCLGQYNTRHYLIPPANGVEYRIHNGYCYMSPVAVAPELIGDRVPHFMERAGYYFQNWDRLLANWDKKVRANIADLEALSFEPLPDAVPLDWITGGVGLDNTYALTETYDRAIQLLYKTWQYHFEFLNLGYAAYLDFFSFMKGQFPTIPDQAIAKMVQGVEVDLFRPDDELKKLAKLAVKLGVTEALKSGSVDEALSAVGRAPNGAEWLKAWTEAQDPWFNFTSGNGFYSTDKYWIEHLDIPLGYIRDYVVRVQRGEEIDRPTEAIARERDRITSEYAEMLDADARAAFEGKLGLARTVFPYVENHNFYIEHWSMSVFWRKMRELGAIFRDAGFWKDADDLFYLNRQEVRDALFDYGNGWAVGAPAIGPTYWPPEIERRKKILAALATTPPQPALNNPPDVITEPFTIMLWGITTESIGRWLDGAANTTKLSGMAASPGIVEGRARVVRSADELGQIEQGEILVAPVTAPSWAPIFGKINAIVTDIGGMMSHAAIVCREYGLPAVTGTGRASSSIKNGQMLRVNGSTGEVTVLS, translated from the coding sequence ATGACGGCGCACGCGAAATTTCCGAGCCCCTATGACCTGAAGACGCCTGCAGGCGCCGAGGGCTGGGAGAAGCTCTATCCCTATTATCTGCAGTTCCAGAACAGCCTGCGCGACAAGGAGGACGGCAAGTTCTGGTTCTGCGATTCGCAGCACTGGCCGAGCCCGTTCAAGCCGTTCGATGCCGTCACCGTCGAGTTCGCCGTGAAGTGCCTCGGCCAATACAACACCCGGCACTATCTGATCCCGCCGGCCAACGGTGTCGAATACCGTATCCACAACGGCTATTGCTACATGAGCCCGGTCGCGGTCGCGCCCGAGCTGATCGGCGACCGCGTCCCGCACTTCATGGAGCGCGCCGGCTACTACTTCCAGAACTGGGATCGCCTGCTGGCCAATTGGGACAAGAAGGTCCGCGCCAACATCGCCGACCTCGAGGCGCTCAGCTTCGAGCCGCTGCCCGATGCCGTGCCGCTCGACTGGATCACCGGCGGCGTCGGCCTCGACAACACCTACGCGCTCACCGAGACCTACGACCGCGCGATCCAGCTGCTGTACAAGACCTGGCAGTATCATTTCGAGTTCCTCAATCTCGGCTACGCCGCGTATCTCGACTTCTTCAGCTTCATGAAGGGGCAATTCCCGACCATTCCGGACCAGGCCATCGCCAAGATGGTCCAGGGCGTCGAGGTCGACCTGTTCCGTCCCGATGACGAGCTGAAGAAACTCGCGAAGCTTGCGGTGAAGCTCGGCGTAACCGAAGCGCTGAAGAGCGGATCGGTCGACGAAGCACTCAGCGCTGTTGGTCGTGCGCCGAACGGCGCCGAATGGCTGAAGGCCTGGACGGAGGCGCAGGACCCGTGGTTCAACTTCACCTCCGGCAACGGCTTCTACTCGACCGACAAATACTGGATCGAGCATCTCGACATTCCGCTCGGCTATATCAGGGATTATGTCGTCCGCGTTCAGCGCGGCGAGGAGATCGACCGCCCCACCGAAGCCATCGCGCGCGAGCGCGACCGTATCACCTCCGAATATGCCGAGATGCTCGATGCCGACGCGCGCGCTGCCTTCGAGGGCAAGCTCGGACTCGCCCGCACCGTATTCCCCTACGTCGAGAACCACAATTTCTACATCGAGCATTGGTCGATGAGCGTGTTCTGGCGCAAGATGCGCGAGCTCGGCGCGATCTTCCGCGATGCCGGCTTCTGGAAGGACGCCGACGACCTGTTCTATCTGAACCGCCAGGAGGTTCGCGACGCGCTGTTCGACTATGGCAATGGCTGGGCGGTCGGCGCGCCCGCAATCGGCCCGACCTACTGGCCGCCGGAGATCGAGCGGCGCAAGAAGATCCTCGCCGCGCTCGCGACGACGCCGCCGCAGCCCGCGCTCAACAATCCGCCCGATGTCATCACCGAGCCGTTCACGATCATGCTCTGGGGCATCACCACGGAAAGCATCGGCCGCTGGCTCGATGGCGCCGCGAACACGACCAAGCTGTCCGGCATGGCCGCGTCGCCCGGCATCGTCGAGGGACGCGCCCGCGTGGTGCGCTCGGCCGACGAGCTCGGCCAGATCGAGCAGGGCGAGATCCTGGTGGCGCCGGTGACCGCGCCAAGTTGGGCGCCGATCTTCGGCAAGATCAACGCGATCGTCACCGACATCGGCGGCATGATGTCCCACGCGGCGATCGTGTGCCGCGAATACGGACTGCCCGCCGTCACCGGCACGGGACGCGCCAGCTCCTCCATCAAGAACGGCCAGATGCTGCGCGTCAACGGTTCGACCGGCGAAGTCACCGTTCTCTCCTGA
- a CDS encoding PEP/pyruvate-binding domain-containing protein translates to MGANAAASFIVPFDAAREADFPRIGGKCASLARMIAQGVRVPQGFAVATDAYALHLRSNGLQATIRERLSQIVLDDVDDEEKLSHEIRDVIIAQPMPGVVEQSIREAYRRMSPDGQLPVAVRSSATAEDLPDASFAGQQDTYLWIVGEDAVVEKVKACWASLFNARAISYRAENGLGQIDVLMSVGVQKMVNASAAGVAMTLDPINGDRTKIVIDAAFGLGEPVVSGEITPDNFVVEKVLLQVIKQRISEKDFELVADRAARRTVERVIAPERRTLPSLTNAQVLAVARLAKSLERSMGCPQDVEWAIDADLPEDENLVALQSRPETVWSQKKRQTTAVYETGIAGVLGTLLAPVQAKR, encoded by the coding sequence ATGGGCGCCAACGCAGCCGCATCCTTCATCGTGCCGTTCGACGCCGCGCGCGAGGCCGACTTCCCGCGCATCGGCGGCAAATGCGCCAGCCTCGCGCGCATGATCGCGCAAGGCGTCCGCGTGCCCCAGGGCTTTGCGGTCGCGACCGACGCCTATGCCCTGCATCTGCGCAGCAACGGGCTCCAGGCGACGATCCGCGAGCGCCTGTCGCAGATCGTGCTCGACGACGTCGATGACGAGGAGAAGCTGTCCCACGAGATCCGCGACGTGATCATCGCCCAGCCGATGCCCGGCGTGGTCGAGCAGTCGATCCGCGAGGCCTATCGCCGGATGTCGCCCGACGGCCAACTGCCGGTGGCGGTGCGCTCCTCCGCGACAGCCGAGGATCTGCCCGATGCCAGCTTCGCCGGCCAGCAGGACACCTATCTCTGGATTGTCGGCGAGGACGCCGTGGTCGAGAAGGTCAAGGCGTGCTGGGCCAGCCTGTTCAATGCCCGCGCCATCTCCTATCGCGCCGAGAACGGGCTCGGCCAGATCGACGTGCTGATGTCGGTCGGCGTCCAAAAGATGGTCAATGCGTCAGCCGCGGGCGTCGCGATGACGCTCGATCCGATCAACGGGGATCGCACCAAGATCGTGATCGATGCCGCGTTCGGACTCGGCGAGCCCGTGGTGTCCGGCGAGATCACCCCGGACAATTTCGTCGTTGAGAAGGTGCTGCTGCAGGTAATCAAGCAGCGCATCTCGGAGAAGGATTTCGAGCTCGTCGCCGATCGCGCGGCGCGGCGCACCGTCGAGCGCGTCATCGCGCCGGAGCGGCGCACCCTGCCCTCTCTGACCAATGCCCAGGTCCTCGCCGTCGCCCGGCTCGCCAAATCGCTCGAGCGCAGCATGGGCTGCCCGCAGGATGTCGAATGGGCAATCGACGCCGATCTCCCCGAGGACGAGAATCTGGTCGCGCTGCAGAGCCGGCCCGAAACGGTGTGGAGCCAGAAGAAGAGGCAGACGACGGCCGTCTACGAGACCGGCATTGCCGGCGTACTCGGAACGCTGCTCGCTCCGGTCCAGGCCAAGCGCTGA